Proteins from a single region of Trichoplusia ni isolate ovarian cell line Hi5 chromosome 3, tn1, whole genome shotgun sequence:
- the LOC113508900 gene encoding PR domain zinc finger protein 15-like translates to MFRHHSDRKVTKSPTATTSRQVEYSCDFCEDGPWTNEIDAEIHRKKEHRKELTHLYNDKNTHMCIICHRDQKSKSDLIKHVKEFHYYCSPNANRINREIFVCSHCNKLFFNKHLLSTHMQHWHTLDLEGKRSTRVHCPRCWRTIRVKSLWFHYLYHDMLNVNTCPICLKNCTSKFDVIEHMKTHPGHFSCNMCGYAATKELHFNAHMNRHRKNTVITSKKDVSRFFVPGRQPSVSRNYLYNLFRGIALVNEIQICILCREFCESDIEMKQHILSDHVWKREVKRKKHECVCGEEFFNRILLKQHVFKMKGNHKEVVDVQVKTEQETTLEEIRNCDDDKQQVVCQIYELNQITVDVNMLDSSAVDEATEKQMILKGLGRMEET, encoded by the exons ATGTTTCGCCATCACAGTGATCGTAAAGTTACTAAATCACCAACAGCTACAACTAGTAGACAAGTTGAGTATTCGTGCGATTTTTGTGAGGACGGACCGTGGACTAATGAAATCGATGCTGAGATACATAGAAAAAAGGAACATAGAAAAGAATTAACGCATTTATATAACGATAAGAACACTCACATGTGTATT ATATGCCATAGAGATCAAAAAAGCAAATCGGACCTCATAAAGCATGTGAAAGAATTCCATTATTACTGCTCACCAAACGCAAACCGCATAAACCGAGAGATATTTGTATGCAGTCATTGTAACAAACTATTCTTTAACAAGCATTTATTATCAACGCATATGCAGCACTGGCATACGTTAGACTTGGAAGGGAAACGCTCAACGAGAGTACACTGTCCACGGTGCTGGCGGACAATCCGAGTGAAATCACTATGGTTCCATTACTTATACCATGACATGTTAAACGTTAATACCTGTCCGATATGCCTTAAAAACTGTACAAGCAAATTCGATGTCATCGAGCACATGAAGACTCATCCAGGTCACTTTTCATGCAATATGTGTGGTTATGCGGCAACAAAGGAACTACATTTCAACGCACACATGAATAGACATAGAAAGAACACGGTTATTACCTCAAAGAAAGATGTTTCACGGTTCTTCGTACCGGGAAGACAGCCATCCGTTTCCAGAAATTATCTGTACAATCTATTTAGAGGTATAGCTTTAGTTAACGAgatacaaatatgtatattgtgtcGAGAGTTTTGTGagtcagatattgaaatgaaacagcATATATTGTCGGATCatgtgtggaagagagaggtGAAACGCAAGAAACATGAGTGCGTTTGCGGTGAAGAGTTCTTCAATAGAATATTATTGaaacaacatgtttttaaaatgaaagggAATCATAAGGAAGTAG TTGATGTTCAGGTTAAGACAGAACAGGAGACAACATTAGAAGAAATAAGAAACTGTGATGATGATAAACAACAGGTTGTCTGTCAAATATATGAACTGA atCAAATCACAGTTGATGTCAACATGCTAGATTCAAGCGCAGTTGATGAAGCGACAGAGaaacaaatgatattaaaaGGATTAGGGAGAATGGAGGAAACGTAA